Proteins from one Comamonas flocculans genomic window:
- a CDS encoding DUF736 domain-containing protein yields MANIGTFTADKDGYTGSLRTLTLNVKAKLVPNDKGENESAPDFRMQAAGHDFGAAWKKTSEAGRDYLSVVIDDPSFPATVYARLIEGENGTHDLIWSRSKPKAA; encoded by the coding sequence ATGGCAAACATCGGCACCTTCACCGCAGACAAAGACGGCTACACCGGCTCGCTTCGCACCCTGACCCTCAACGTCAAGGCCAAGCTGGTTCCCAACGACAAGGGCGAGAACGAAAGCGCCCCGGACTTCCGCATGCAAGCGGCAGGCCACGACTTCGGCGCGGCGTGGAAGAAAACCAGCGAGGCCGGGCGGGATTACCTGTCGGTGGTCATCGACGATCCTTCGTTCCCGGCGACGGTCTATGCCCGCCTGATCGAAGGCGAGAACGGCACGCACGACCTGATCTGGTCGCGCAGCAAGCCCAAGGCGGCCTGA
- a CDS encoding helix-turn-helix domain-containing protein: MAIDLRTLGSKLAKYRGQLKESSVEVASSTGIDAARLAAIEAGQQEPTGDEVLILADHYRCDFKFFISNEQVAPFEQTETLYRAHGNDFTKEDRRAIQEFLYLCETEDFLVRELGRPPKSFSFAPSGAFFKGHGEAAAASLRTALGYSDREVPRDVYAEFRSVGVHVFRRKLGNSNISGLFIMHPVAGKCALVNHSEDIYRQRFSAAHEMAHAIFDFSQGASVSFEGASGSDMVELRANRFASCFLMPPAFLAQLPDPARWTDADAQRWANDLRVSCVALAIALKEAKLIDAATCDRIRRLRVARDAKIDPELPDSLSVAQRERKARLLESGLSDHYVGLCFDGFSAGVISIGRLAEALLCSHGELAELADLYGRSLHGH, from the coding sequence ATGGCCATCGACTTGCGGACCTTGGGCTCTAAGCTCGCCAAATACCGAGGACAGCTCAAGGAGTCGAGCGTCGAAGTCGCGTCTTCAACTGGCATTGATGCAGCTCGCCTGGCGGCCATAGAAGCCGGCCAGCAAGAGCCCACCGGCGACGAGGTGCTGATTCTCGCTGACCACTATCGCTGCGACTTCAAGTTCTTTATTTCCAACGAGCAAGTCGCCCCGTTCGAGCAGACCGAGACGCTTTACCGCGCGCACGGCAACGACTTCACCAAAGAGGATCGTCGCGCAATCCAAGAATTCCTCTACTTGTGCGAAACCGAAGATTTCCTGGTGCGAGAGCTCGGCCGCCCACCCAAGAGCTTCTCGTTCGCGCCTTCGGGTGCCTTCTTCAAGGGCCACGGCGAGGCCGCCGCCGCGAGCCTGCGGACCGCCCTAGGTTACTCCGACCGGGAAGTCCCCCGGGATGTTTACGCAGAGTTCCGCAGTGTGGGTGTCCATGTCTTCCGCCGCAAGCTTGGCAACTCGAACATCTCCGGCCTGTTCATCATGCATCCGGTCGCGGGCAAATGCGCTTTGGTCAATCACAGTGAGGACATCTATCGGCAGCGGTTCAGCGCCGCGCACGAAATGGCGCACGCCATCTTTGACTTCTCCCAAGGCGCTAGCGTCAGCTTCGAGGGAGCTAGCGGATCAGACATGGTTGAGCTGCGAGCCAACCGCTTTGCATCCTGTTTTCTCATGCCACCAGCCTTTCTGGCCCAGCTCCCGGACCCTGCACGGTGGACGGATGCCGATGCGCAGCGATGGGCGAACGATCTGCGGGTGAGCTGCGTCGCGCTCGCCATCGCCCTCAAAGAAGCCAAGCTGATCGACGCGGCGACTTGCGATCGCATTCGCCGCCTACGCGTCGCGCGCGACGCCAAGATCGATCCCGAGCTGCCCGACAGCCTCAGCGTCGCGCAGCGAGAGCGCAAGGCCCGCCTTCTCGAATCTGGGCTCTCCGACCACTACGTCGGTCTGTGCTTCGATGGGTTCTCTGCCGGCGTGATCAGCATCGGCCGGCTGGCCGAGGCGCTGCTGTGCAGCCATGGAGAACTTGCAGAGCTGGCCGACCTTTACGGGCGGAGCCTGCATGGCCATTGA
- a CDS encoding PP2C family protein-serine/threonine phosphatase → MAPIAAALATDVGEIRQENQDRVAIVRGRDRLGRPFAVAALADGIGGMQQGAECAALALGSLFAAIASEATASIDSGQWLLRGIHQANNDVHARMHGEGGATISAALISGNGPIHWASVGDSRVYVADGSSLKQISIDDTIAGQLGRIGEAGFDQSKLIQFIGIGKPLEASVSSLPPHDGVAIFLTTDGVHFLDSTPWFGQLIKHAPDPGVCVRRLVELSRWCGGPDNATAAMLSLGDAINEGMPDVDRCLEVWDPFGELHVIVDPLRQPTSPAQQPAPAAKTAPALSHDVQPPEGEAETSAAAAAPQEARAAGATKKGRSARKGKSAAKGQRAEKSQEKASVPQLLIEFPNKTN, encoded by the coding sequence GTGGCTCCCATCGCCGCTGCTCTCGCTACGGACGTAGGCGAAATTCGCCAGGAAAATCAGGATCGAGTAGCCATCGTACGCGGCCGGGATCGGCTTGGCAGGCCTTTCGCGGTTGCCGCGTTGGCCGATGGGATCGGCGGGATGCAGCAAGGCGCTGAATGCGCGGCATTGGCTCTCGGAAGTTTGTTTGCCGCCATCGCAAGCGAGGCGACGGCTTCAATCGACTCGGGGCAGTGGTTGCTCCGCGGCATACACCAGGCTAACAACGATGTGCATGCGCGGATGCATGGCGAAGGCGGAGCTACGATCTCGGCGGCGTTGATTTCAGGCAACGGCCCCATCCATTGGGCCAGCGTTGGCGACAGTCGCGTCTATGTCGCCGATGGCTCATCGTTGAAGCAGATCTCTATCGACGACACCATCGCGGGCCAATTGGGCCGCATTGGCGAGGCGGGTTTTGATCAATCAAAGCTGATCCAGTTTATCGGCATCGGCAAACCGCTCGAGGCTAGCGTTTCAAGCTTGCCCCCCCATGATGGCGTAGCCATTTTTCTGACGACCGACGGGGTACATTTTCTAGATTCGACGCCTTGGTTTGGCCAATTGATAAAGCACGCCCCAGATCCTGGCGTTTGCGTTCGTCGCTTGGTTGAGCTTTCTCGGTGGTGCGGCGGTCCGGACAATGCGACGGCTGCCATGCTCTCGCTTGGAGACGCCATTAACGAGGGCATGCCTGACGTCGATAGGTGCCTTGAAGTGTGGGATCCGTTCGGTGAGCTACATGTGATCGTTGACCCTCTGAGGCAGCCCACATCGCCCGCGCAGCAGCCAGCGCCTGCCGCAAAGACCGCCCCGGCTCTCTCTCATGATGTCCAGCCGCCAGAGGGCGAGGCCGAAACATCTGCGGCAGCCGCGGCCCCGCAAGAAGCCAGAGCGGCTGGCGCGACAAAGAAAGGGCGCTCAGCGCGCAAAGGCAAGTCGGCTGCGAAAGGTCAACGAGCAGAAAAGAGCCAAGAAAAGGCGAGCGTGCCTCAGCTCCTGATCGAATTCCCCAACAAGACCAACTAA
- a CDS encoding serine/threonine-protein kinase, translating to MPLPDRYQISGAALAGGMGSVHPCQDAVLERKVAIKVIQDTANRRRMLDELKALLKMRSKHVVQVYDVLQLGGSDLGIVQEFIEGSDLFDDALAPTTTTAFYKQLWQIASGISDIHAVGVIHRDIKLNNMKLDPEGVVKIFDFGLARDDGPAASTVGFVGTRGFAAPELYLANAKFTMAVDTYAFGASALFLATRGLPADLMAQPPTPTAASYFTGLPFAVAPEIIQVLDQCLATRPQDRPAMSHVRDLLARHVLFDRHQALLVFQGRASYLNAGSRSVNLSLPNMGQIQIRYDGLDFRVQSLSGDVLVNNRQLHIGDALPGSCVVALGAQDQGNRRRYITFDLSHPEIVL from the coding sequence ATGCCGTTGCCAGATCGATATCAAATCTCTGGTGCGGCGCTCGCCGGCGGTATGGGATCTGTCCATCCCTGCCAAGATGCCGTCCTCGAACGCAAGGTCGCGATCAAAGTCATTCAGGACACGGCCAATCGGCGGCGCATGCTTGACGAGTTGAAGGCTCTGCTCAAGATGCGCTCGAAGCACGTTGTCCAGGTCTACGATGTGCTCCAACTGGGCGGATCGGACTTGGGCATCGTCCAAGAATTCATAGAAGGCTCAGACCTCTTCGACGACGCATTGGCCCCTACAACGACCACAGCCTTCTACAAACAGCTCTGGCAGATCGCGTCAGGAATCAGCGACATCCACGCCGTCGGAGTCATCCACCGCGACATCAAGCTCAACAACATGAAACTCGATCCCGAAGGGGTCGTGAAGATTTTTGACTTCGGCTTAGCGCGCGACGATGGCCCGGCGGCGTCCACTGTGGGTTTTGTTGGAACGCGCGGCTTTGCGGCTCCTGAACTTTACCTTGCCAACGCAAAGTTCACGATGGCGGTGGACACGTATGCATTTGGCGCATCTGCGCTTTTCCTTGCGACGCGCGGTTTGCCTGCCGACCTCATGGCCCAACCGCCGACCCCGACTGCCGCGAGCTACTTCACAGGCTTGCCGTTCGCAGTTGCTCCGGAAATCATTCAGGTGCTTGACCAATGTCTCGCGACAAGGCCTCAAGACCGGCCGGCGATGTCCCATGTTCGAGACCTGCTGGCTCGGCACGTGCTTTTCGACCGGCATCAGGCTTTGCTTGTCTTTCAGGGGCGCGCATCCTACTTGAACGCCGGGAGCCGCTCGGTGAATCTCAGCTTGCCGAACATGGGGCAAATTCAAATTCGCTACGACGGCTTGGACTTCCGTGTTCAAAGCCTCAGTGGCGACGTGCTCGTCAACAACCGCCAACTCCATATTGGCGATGCCCTGCCTGGCTCGTGCGTCGTAGCTTTAGGAGCCCAAGATCAAGGCAACCGTCGCCGCTACATCACGTTCGACTTGTCCCACCCGGAGATCGTCCTATGA
- a CDS encoding serine/threonine-protein kinase, which translates to MSGPLSTGDVVGGRYQIVRYVDAGGMQFVYAANDNLTDRIVALKTPKNPSATKRFKRSAVVAAKVNHPNVAKTLDYFKEGDARYLIEEFIEGADMAKALLRQTRFLDPYLCAKIFHHLAKGVAAAHHAGVIHRDLKPTNVMVVGGYSLTEVKVTDFGIAKMAGEELEEAAAGGTATMTTSQTAVGALPYMAPEAIDTPTEVGAKADVWSLGAMMFHLMCGEAPYGVGLRAVRAILAAERPAVPAFLTANPQFAPLSSQVIDLVFSCLNRDPAERPTADELVARCGNLCYTPAPRREGRVKRIDYNAYGFISTDNGDVFFHTESVYGPERLQVNDQVLFSSFNGGGADRAHPVMKLA; encoded by the coding sequence ATGAGTGGTCCGTTGTCGACAGGAGACGTGGTTGGAGGGCGTTATCAGATCGTGCGCTACGTTGACGCTGGCGGCATGCAGTTCGTCTACGCCGCCAACGACAATTTGACGGATCGGATCGTGGCGTTGAAAACGCCAAAGAATCCGTCGGCGACCAAGCGATTCAAACGAAGCGCGGTCGTGGCTGCGAAGGTGAACCACCCGAACGTCGCAAAGACCCTCGACTACTTCAAAGAAGGCGACGCTCGCTATCTAATCGAGGAGTTCATTGAAGGCGCGGACATGGCCAAGGCCTTGCTGCGCCAAACCAGATTTCTCGACCCCTACCTCTGCGCCAAGATTTTTCATCACTTGGCGAAGGGGGTCGCCGCCGCCCATCATGCTGGCGTCATCCACCGTGACTTGAAGCCGACGAACGTGATGGTTGTCGGCGGCTATTCGCTCACCGAGGTGAAGGTCACCGATTTCGGGATCGCCAAGATGGCGGGCGAAGAGCTGGAGGAAGCGGCTGCCGGCGGCACGGCCACCATGACCACGTCGCAAACGGCTGTGGGGGCTCTCCCCTATATGGCGCCCGAAGCAATCGACACCCCGACGGAGGTGGGTGCGAAGGCCGATGTGTGGTCCCTCGGCGCGATGATGTTCCATCTGATGTGCGGAGAGGCACCTTATGGCGTCGGCTTGCGAGCCGTTCGTGCAATCCTTGCGGCGGAGAGGCCCGCAGTGCCGGCGTTCCTCACCGCAAATCCCCAATTCGCTCCACTCTCAAGCCAAGTCATAGACCTGGTTTTTTCTTGCTTGAATCGCGATCCCGCGGAACGGCCAACCGCTGACGAGCTTGTCGCTCGCTGCGGCAATCTCTGCTACACGCCGGCACCTCGAAGAGAAGGCCGAGTCAAGCGAATCGATTACAACGCATACGGCTTCATCAGCACGGACAATGGGGACGTTTTCTTCCACACCGAAAGCGTCTACGGGCCTGAGAGACTGCAGGTGAATGACCAAGTGCTCTTTTCAAGCTTCAACGGCGGCGGGGCGGACCGGGCTCATCCAGTGATGAAACTGGCATAA
- a CDS encoding helix-turn-helix domain-containing protein, producing the protein MQKRSVQPGRPAGTTTHDAELAHAFGAAVRALRMERGIAQESLAHLAGIERSHMGKIERGEHMPTLALIFKIAGALQCSTAVLMGEAESQLAAARP; encoded by the coding sequence ATGCAGAAGCGTTCCGTCCAGCCCGGCCGACCGGCGGGCACCACCACCCATGACGCCGAGTTGGCCCACGCCTTCGGCGCGGCGGTGCGTGCGCTACGGATGGAGCGCGGCATCGCGCAGGAATCGCTGGCGCACCTGGCCGGCATCGAGCGGTCGCACATGGGCAAGATCGAGCGCGGCGAGCATATGCCTACACTGGCACTGATCTTCAAGATTGCCGGCGCGCTCCAATGCAGCACGGCGGTGCTGATGGGCGAGGCTGAAAGCCAGCTCGCGGCGGCCAGGCCGTAG
- a CDS encoding DUF2958 domain-containing protein, which produces MNPLITEDDRARLLAHGQARAACEASDPLPVVRLFTPDAHVTWLLVSLDPADGDTAYGLIDLGIGVPALDTVKLSDLASIVGPRRQPVMRDCYFQPTRTLSEYARLSEQDGAIPD; this is translated from the coding sequence ATGAATCCACTCATCACCGAGGACGACCGCGCCCGCCTGCTGGCCCACGGCCAAGCTCGCGCCGCTTGCGAAGCCAGCGACCCGCTGCCCGTGGTGCGGCTGTTCACGCCGGACGCGCATGTGACATGGCTGCTGGTGTCGCTAGACCCCGCCGACGGCGACACGGCGTATGGGTTGATCGACCTGGGCATTGGGGTGCCCGCGCTGGACACCGTGAAGCTGTCCGACCTGGCCAGCATCGTCGGGCCGCGTCGGCAGCCGGTGATGCGCGATTGCTATTTCCAGCCCACGCGCACGCTGTCGGAGTACGCCCGCTTGTCCGAGCAGGACGGGGCCATCCCGGACTGA